The genomic DNA CGTAAGGAGGCGACACCCCCCCCACCGCCTCCTAACgggtccccaaacccccccctcAAAGCCACCAGGGCCACCCCCTCGGGGCACCCTCGTCACCCCCGCGCCGGCTTCTTTGTTCGCCGCCGGACCTGGACCCGCGCCAGCTCCCGCccgccctttttttttttttcttaattttttaattttttggggtctttATTCATGTTTTGGGTAGCGATGGTGCGGAGCCGCCTCACTAACGGTGTCCCTGCTTCTCCCCCCGATCCCGCTGCAGGATTTTGGGGGAGGGCAATGCCGGCCTCATGGGCTTGGCGACGGAATCGACCCCCGGCAAGCGGATCCGCAAACCCTCGCTCCTCTACGAGGGATTCGAGAGCCCCACCATGGCCTCGGTGCCGGCTTTGCAGTCCCCTCAGGTCAACCCCCCACCGCCGGAGGTTTCCAACCCCAAAAAACCCGGCCGGGTCACCAACCAGCTGCAATACCTGCACAAGGTGGTGATGAAAGCCCTGTGGAAGCACCAGTTTGCTTGGCCTTTCCGCCAGCCCGTCGACGCCGTCAAGCTGGGCCTGCCGGTAACGAGctgggttttttattttttgggggggttgggggggcacAGCGGGCACGTGGGGGGTAAAAGGGGGGCGAGCgcgtgtgtgtctgtgtgtcccCCGCTTGCCCCCAACCCGGGGGGCGCGGGTAGGCAGGCACGGGGTGTTTTTAGGGTCACCTAGCATCGCCCCGGCCCCAAAACGTGGTCCCCAAGCCTCAGAGTGCCAGGGCCCCTCCTGGGGCtccgccaaaaaaaaaaagatgcagctgcaggtgcctgggctgtgctgtccccccccctttttctccCAGGGGCGTAAACCCTACGGGTTCTGAAGCCCCCCCAATTCCTCCCCGACCCCATAAAGGTCCCGGTAGGCGGCCGGCCCGCTCGGCTCGtccccgttcccccccccccgtgcagGTAGGGGTGAGGTGACGCAGCCGCTCCGGAGGGAACCCAAAAGCTTCCCTCCCCCTTACCCTTAtctacccccccccctccccacctaaTCTCTTGTGCCCTGAATGCGTTTTGCAGATTCCCATCCATGAATTTGTAGAAGACATCCTGTGACCCCAATAATAAACGCCAGCCCCCCGTGCACCTGTGGCGCCCAAGGATTTAAAGCCCGGAGGTAAATTCCACGTAGGTTCGCTCTGCACCTTAGCGTTAGCgtcgcccccccccagccccatttggCCCTCGAGGCCGTCCCCACAAATTTaggctccccccacccctccagGGCTCACCTAGGGACCCTCCCCTATTAAAATCCGAATGGTGGCACTCTAGGGTGGGGACCAGGTCCGGAGgcagtttttttattattatttttattagtttttattttattttgtcaacCCGCCGCACCCCCTGCCTGCTTTTTGAGTGAGAGCGGATGTGTGAGCgggggggctggcaggagctCGAGCCCCCCCAAAAACGCGTCGAGGGTGGCTCGGGGTGCAAAAggggggcgggcaggggcgtGTTTTGATTTTTGGCTTGCAGCTGACCCCCTGCGCCCCCcgatttttttttggcaggacTACCACAAGATCATCAAGCAGCCCATGGACATGGGGACAATCAAACGGCGCCTGGAGAACAACTACTACTGGGGGGCTGCCGAGTGCATGCAGGATTTCAACACCATGTTCACCAACTGCTACATCTACAACAAGGTGGGGGCTtcgcggccggggggggggccgggttGGAGCCTCCCCCCGTGGTTCCTGACGTTGCCTCCgtccctccccgcagcccacGGATGACATCGTGCTGATGGCCCAAACCCTGGAGAAGATTTTCCTGCAGAAGGTGGCTCAGATGCCTCCGGAAGAGCAGGAGATCGTGGTCCCGGTGGCTAAAAACAGCCACAAGAAGGGGGCGTCCAGGGCAGCGGGTACGTTGGTGTTGCACTTTTTGGGGTGGCTACTTGGGTTTGGGACCCCAAAAGGGTTTTGTATCGTTTTGGGGTCAGATTTTAACAGGAATTGGGGTTTTTCTCTCCGTGCCCAGCGCTCCTGGCGGGCCTGACGGCCGCTCAGCAAGTGCCGGCCGTCTCCTCGGTGTCGCACAGCACGGTGTACACCCCCAGCCCCGACATCCCCACCACCATCGTCAACATTCCCCACCCCTCCGTCATCTCCGCGCCGCTCCTCAAATCGCTGCACTCCACCACCCCGGCCGTGCTGCCCACCCCCGCGCCCACCCAGCCCGTGGCCAAGGTAGGAATCGGGACGAAAAACAAAGGCTTGGGGGAAAAACTCCGAGATTGGGACGAAAAATGAGGTTTGGGGAAAAACTCCGAGAGTTTCTGTCCTCGCTcaccccctttttttattttttcctccggTAGAAGAAGGGGGTGAAGCGGAAAGCCGACACCACCACCCCCACCACTACGGCCATCATCGCCACCAGCGGCGAGTCCTCGCCCTCGGCCACGCTGCTGGAGGCCAAAGCGGCCAAAATCCCCGCCCGGCGCGAGAGCGGCCGCCCCATTAAACCCCCCAAGAAGGACTTGCCGGATTCCCAGCAGCACCAGACGTCCAAGAAGGGCAAACTGTCGGAGCAGCTCAAGTACTGCAACGGCATCCTCAAGGAGCTGCTCTCCAAAAAACACGCCGCCTACGCCTGGCCCTTCTATAAGCCCGTCGACGCCTCGGCCCTGGGGCTGCACGACTACCACGAGATCATCAAGCACCCCATGGACCTCAGCACCATCAAGGTTTGGAGGGGGCGAATTTTGGGGCCCCAACAGGGGGTTCTTGGAGGCCGGGGGTCTTGAATTTACCCGTTTTCACCCGTTTTTGCTCCCCGCAGCGGAAGATGGAGAACCGGGACTACCACGACGCGCAGGAGTTCGCCGCTGACGTCCGGTTAATGTTCTCCAACTGCTACAAGTACAACCCCCCTGACCACGACGTGGTGGCCATGGCCCGCAAGCTGCAGGTGGGTgggctccccaaaaccccccaccGGACCCCAAAAAGCCGTGCTGACCCCCCTcacccttttattttattttttttttttacttttctcagGATGTTTTCGAGTTCAGCTACGCCAAGATGCCTGATGAGCCGCAGGACGCCAGCCCGCCCTCGGTGTCGGCGCCGCTGCCCGGTGCCCTCTCCAAATCCTCATCCGAGGAGTCCTCCAGCGACGAGGACGAGGATGATGAGGACGATGAAGACGACGACGAGGACGAAAGCAGCAGCGAGAGCTCGTCGGAGAGCGAGGAGAGCTCGGACTCGGAGGAGGAGCGCGCCAACCGCCTGGccgagctgcaggagcaggtgagggcCGGAGCAGGGCCGGTGCCACCACCCGCGCCCGCTCCCCATGCCCGCCTCACCCCCCTGTCTCCCCCCACAGCTGCGGGCCGTGCACGAGCAGCTGGCTGCCCTCTCACAGGGCCCCGTTTCCAAACCCAAAAAGAAGcgggagaagaagaagaagaagaaatcgGAGAAGCACAAAGGCCGGGGAGGCGACGAGGAAGCCCGGGCGCGTCAGGCCCAACTGCGCAAAGCCAAGAAggccgggggcggcggaggGACCAGCGGGGGAGGCAGCGGAGGCAGCTCCAAGTGAGTGGGGGGCCCCACGGGTGcccctgcagggtttggggtgcgGGCAGCAGCGGTGATGACCCTTTCCCCGTCAGATCGACTGTGGCGATGACTTTGAGACAAACAAGCCAAAAACCGTCTGAGTGCTGCCAGAACGCATTGGGGGGAGCCCGTGGGGTGGGAGAATGTGGGgtgggggctt from Anas platyrhynchos isolate ZD024472 breed Pekin duck chromosome 17, IASCAAS_PekinDuck_T2T, whole genome shotgun sequence includes the following:
- the BRD2 gene encoding bromodomain-containing protein 2 isoform X3, whose product is MDMGTIKRRLENNYYWGAAECMQDFNTMFTNCYIYNKPTDDIVLMAQTLEKIFLQKVAQMPPEEQEIVVPVAKNSHKKGASRAAALLAGLTAAQQVPAVSSVSHSTVYTPSPDIPTTIVNIPHPSVISAPLLKSLHSTTPAVLPTPAPTQPVAKKKGVKRKADTTTPTTTAIIATSGESSPSATLLEAKAAKIPARRESGRPIKPPKKDLPDSQQHQTSKKGKLSEQLKYCNGILKELLSKKHAAYAWPFYKPVDASALGLHDYHEIIKHPMDLSTIKRKMENRDYHDAQEFAADVRLMFSNCYKYNPPDHDVVAMARKLQDVFEFSYAKMPDEPQDASPPSVSAPLPGALSKSSSEESSSDEDEDDEDDEDDDEDESSSESSSESEESSDSEEERANRLAELQEQLRAVHEQLAALSQGPVSKPKKKREKKKKKKSEKHKGRGGDEEARARQAQLRKAKKAGGGGGTSGGGSGGSSKNSKKAAKAALPPPPALYDSEEEEESKPMTYDEKRQLSLDINKLPGEKLGRVVHIIQSREPSLRDSNPEEIEIDFETLKPSTLRELERYVLSCLRKKPRKPYSETMKKPVGKTKEELALEKKRELEKRLQDVSGQLNSTKKPPKKASEKPESAQQVAVSRLSASSSSSDSSSSSSSSSSSDTSDSDSG
- the BRD2 gene encoding bromodomain-containing protein 2 isoform X1, whose amino-acid sequence is MLQNVNPQSKILGEGNAGLMGLATESTPGKRIRKPSLLYEGFESPTMASVPALQSPQVNPPPPEVSNPKKPGRVTNQLQYLHKVVMKALWKHQFAWPFRQPVDAVKLGLPDYHKIIKQPMDMGTIKRRLENNYYWGAAECMQDFNTMFTNCYIYNKPTDDIVLMAQTLEKIFLQKVAQMPPEEQEIVVPVAKNSHKKGASRAAALLAGLTAAQQVPAVSSVSHSTVYTPSPDIPTTIVNIPHPSVISAPLLKSLHSTTPAVLPTPAPTQPVAKKKGVKRKADTTTPTTTAIIATSGESSPSATLLEAKAAKIPARRESGRPIKPPKKDLPDSQQHQTSKKGKLSEQLKYCNGILKELLSKKHAAYAWPFYKPVDASALGLHDYHEIIKHPMDLSTIKRKMENRDYHDAQEFAADVRLMFSNCYKYNPPDHDVVAMARKLQDVFEFSYAKMPDEPQDASPPSVSAPLPGALSKSSSEESSSDEDEDDEDDEDDDEDESSSESSSESEESSDSEEERANRLAELQEQLRAVHEQLAALSQGPVSKPKKKREKKKKKKSEKHKGRGGDEEARARQAQLRKAKKAGGGGGTSGGGSGGSSKNSKKAAKAALPPPPALYDSEEEEESKPMTYDEKRQLSLDINKLPGEKLGRVVHIIQSREPSLRDSNPEEIEIDFETLKPSTLRELERYVLSCLRKKPRKPYSETMKKPVGKTKEELALEKKRELEKRLQDVSGQLNSTKKPPKKASEKPESAQQVAVSRLSASSSSSDSSSSSSSSSSSDTSDSDSG
- the BRD2 gene encoding bromodomain-containing protein 2 isoform X2, with product MLQNVNPQSKILGEGNAGLMGLATESTPGKRIRKPSLLYEGFESPTMASVPALQSPQVNPPPPEVSNPKKPGRVTNQLQYLHKVVMKALWKHQFAWPFRQPVDAVKLGLPDYHKIIKQPMDMGTIKRRLENNYYWGAAECMQDFNTMFTNCYIYNKPTDDIVLMAQTLEKIFLQKVAQMPPEEQEIVVPVAKNSHKKGASRAAALLAGLTAAQQVPAVSSVSHSTVYTPSPDIPTTIVNIPHPSVISAPLLKSLHSTTPAVLPTPAPTQPVAKKKGVKRKADTTTPTTTAIIATSGESSPSATLLEAKAAKIPARRESGRPIKPPKKDLPDSQQHQTSKKGKLSEQLKYCNGILKELLSKKHAAYAWPFYKPVDASALGLHDYHEIIKHPMDLSTIKRKMENRDYHDAQEFAADVRLMFSNCYKYNPPDHDVVAMARKLQDVFEFSYAKMPDEPQDASPPSVSAPLPGALSKSSSEESSSDEDEDDEDDEDDDEDESSSESSSESEESSDSEEERANRLAELQEQGPVSKPKKKREKKKKKKSEKHKGRGGDEEARARQAQLRKAKKAGGGGGTSGGGSGGSSKNSKKAAKAALPPPPALYDSEEEEESKPMTYDEKRQLSLDINKLPGEKLGRVVHIIQSREPSLRDSNPEEIEIDFETLKPSTLRELERYVLSCLRKKPRKPYSETMKKPVGKTKEELALEKKRELEKRLQDVSGQLNSTKKPPKKASEKPESAQQVAVSRLSASSSSSDSSSSSSSSSSSDTSDSDSG